The genomic window GCCCAGGGTCGGGGAACGGTCCGGCGATCGGTTCGATGATCGTTCCGGGGATGACGGGCGGGACACGCCCCGAGCATACAACGTTGACTGGCCGCCTGTCACAGTCGGCACGGGCACGCAGGATGTGTGACAATGCGGTATTAATGAAGCGAATCCGGGCCTAAGTGAGTCAAAGAATAGATTGAGTTCTCCATCCAAAGATGGCGTGAAGCCCCCAAAGATCCAACGACTGAAGGCCATTTGGCCGGAAGTCTGGAAATTGATGCGCCCCCGCCGCGGGTTGCTGGCGCTGGGTTTTGTGCTGATGGTCATCAACAAAATCGCGGGCTTCGTGCTGCCGTATTCCTCGAAATTTCTGATCGATAACGTCGTTGGCAAACATCAGACGGGACTGCTGCGGCCTCTGGTTTTTTCCGTTTTGCTGGCTACGGTGGTACAGGGAATAACTTCGTTTTCGCTGACCCAGTTGCTGTCAAAAGCGGCGCAGCGGCTGATCGCCGATCTGCGCGAAGAGGTGCAATCGCACATCTCCCGTTTGCCTGTAGCCTTTTACGATACCAATAAGACCGGCGCGCTGGTCTCGCGCATCATGAGCGATGTGGAGGGGGTGCGCAATCTGCTGGGAACCGGGCTGGTGGATTTTGCCGGAGGCCTGGTCGCCGCGAGCATCGCACTGGTGCTGCTGCTTCGAATCAGCGCGCCCCTCACGCTGATTGCGGTGGGATCACTTGGTTGTTTTGCTTTTGCCTTGAACCGGGCGTTCTCGGTGATTCGCCCGATTTTTCGCGAGCGCGGCAAGATTAACGCGGAGGTGACCGGGCGACTGACGGAGTCTCTGGGCGGCGTGCGAGTGGTCAAGGGCTATCACGCGGAAGAGCGCGAAGAAAAGATTTTCGCGGCTGGCGTGCGACGACTGCTCGATAACGTCATGCGCACGCTGACGGCGACGTCGCTGATGGGACTTTCCGCCAGCGTGCTGCTGGGCGTGGTGGGCGCGGCCACGATGTTCATTGGCGGCCGACAGATGGTGGCGCACACTCTAAGTCCCGGAAGTTATTTTTCCTACAATTTCCTGCTGGTTTTTCTGGTTGCCCCAGTCATGCAGGTAGTGCAAATCGGCACGCAACTGACCGAGGCGATTGCCGGCTTGGAGCGGACGCAGGAAATCATGCGCGAACACCAGGAGGATCGGGACCCGAAACGTTCCGTGCAACTGCGCGACATCGTCGGCACGGTCGAGTTTCAAAACGTGACGTTCAGCTACGACGGAGTCCACGACGTTCTGCGGAATATTTCGTTCCGCTCGGAGCCGGGAACGGTGACGGCGCTTGTGGGGTCTTCGGGATCTGGAAAGTCGACGACGATCGGACTAATCTCGGCATTTTACGTGCCCTCGAAGGGCGCGGTACGCGTCGACGGCGCGGACTTGAGCGAGGTGCGGCTCGATTCTTTCCGCACGCGGCTGGGCGTAGTGCTGCAAGAATCGTTTCTGTTCGATGGAACGATCCGGCAGAACGTTGCGTTCTCGCGCCCGAACGCGACCGATGAGGAAGTGTTGCGCGCGTGCCGCATCGCGCGCGTGGACGAGTTCGCCGAGTCGTTTGCCGACAAGTACGAAACCATCGTAGGGGAGCGCGGCGTTAAACTCTCGGGCGGGCAGCGGCAACGAATTTCGATTGCCCGCGCGATTCTGGCGGAGCCGCGCATCCTGATTCTGGATGAGGCAACTTCCAGCCTCGACTCGGAATCGGAACAGATGATTCAGCAGGGGCTCTCCTATCTGATGCAGGGGCGGACGACGTTCGTGATCGCGCACCGGCTTTCGACGATTCGCCGGGCCGACCAAATCATGGTGATGGAACAGGGGCAGATTGTGGAGCGCGGGACGCACGCGCAACTCTATGCCGCACGCGGGCGCTACTACGACCTGTATACGCGGCAACACGGGGTGGAAGAAAATCTATTTCTCGCTCCGGGCGAGGGCGATGCCGTCACGGTGACTGGGAACGGCAAGGACTCGAAAAACGGTGACGTAAGAGCAGCGGATGCTTTGCGCGTGCTGCGGGGAGAGATGCGCTAGCGACTTAGCGAAATTATGACGAGTGCTCCTGTAATTGCGGAGGCGCGTGGAACCATCGCGATCCGCAGTGAAAACCTTTGCCGCCATTACCGCATGGGCGAAGCTGTGATTCGCGCTGTCGATGGCGTCTCGCTTGAAGTTCGCGCCGGAGAGTTCGTTGCGCTGCTCGGCAGCTCCGGCTCGGGGAAGTCTTCTGTATTGAATTTGATCGCCGGGCTGGATCGACCGACCTCGGGCAGCGTAGTCGTGCAGGATCGCAACTTGGCCAAGCTCTCGCGCGAGGAACTGGCCAAGTATCGATTGCATGTCGTGGGAATGGTGTTTCAGTCGTTCAATCTGATCGCCAGCATGACGCTCGCGGAGAACGTGGAACTTCCTTTGCGCTTTGCCGAGATCGATCGCAGCAATCGTGCCGCGTTGGCGCGCGAAGCTTTGGAGCGGGTTGGATTGCGGGCGCGCATGGATCATCGTCCCAGCGAACTTTCGGGCGGGGAGCAGCAGCGGGCGGCGCTGGCCCGCGCGCTCATCAACCGGCCGAAGTTGCTATTGGCTGATGAGCCAACCGGAAATCTCGACAGCCACACGGGAACCGGGATCATGAATATGATTCGCGACTTCAATCGGGAGTTAGGAATGACTGT from Candidatus Sulfotelmatobacter sp. includes these protein-coding regions:
- a CDS encoding ABC transporter ATP-binding protein, which translates into the protein MTSAPVIAEARGTIAIRSENLCRHYRMGEAVIRAVDGVSLEVRAGEFVALLGSSGSGKSSVLNLIAGLDRPTSGSVVVQDRNLAKLSREELAKYRLHVVGMVFQSFNLIASMTLAENVELPLRFAEIDRSNRAALAREALERVGLRARMDHRPSELSGGEQQRAALARALINRPKLLLADEPTGNLDSHTGTGIMNMIRDFNRELGMTVVMVTHERALAERYAQRMIFLADGKLVDDRMNGDRTNDDRPNTRDLPGGLS
- a CDS encoding ABC transporter ATP-binding protein; the protein is MSSPSKDGVKPPKIQRLKAIWPEVWKLMRPRRGLLALGFVLMVINKIAGFVLPYSSKFLIDNVVGKHQTGLLRPLVFSVLLATVVQGITSFSLTQLLSKAAQRLIADLREEVQSHISRLPVAFYDTNKTGALVSRIMSDVEGVRNLLGTGLVDFAGGLVAASIALVLLLRISAPLTLIAVGSLGCFAFALNRAFSVIRPIFRERGKINAEVTGRLTESLGGVRVVKGYHAEEREEKIFAAGVRRLLDNVMRTLTATSLMGLSASVLLGVVGAATMFIGGRQMVAHTLSPGSYFSYNFLLVFLVAPVMQVVQIGTQLTEAIAGLERTQEIMREHQEDRDPKRSVQLRDIVGTVEFQNVTFSYDGVHDVLRNISFRSEPGTVTALVGSSGSGKSTTIGLISAFYVPSKGAVRVDGADLSEVRLDSFRTRLGVVLQESFLFDGTIRQNVAFSRPNATDEEVLRACRIARVDEFAESFADKYETIVGERGVKLSGGQRQRISIARAILAEPRILILDEATSSLDSESEQMIQQGLSYLMQGRTTFVIAHRLSTIRRADQIMVMEQGQIVERGTHAQLYAARGRYYDLYTRQHGVEENLFLAPGEGDAVTVTGNGKDSKNGDVRAADALRVLRGEMR